One segment of Mycoplasma sp. E35C DNA contains the following:
- a CDS encoding Yip1 family protein — MKQYSTDIFNDSTDMSDIFFNADDSLDDDEYFSERPKVNKVKKNVNYDKKDLKALDANRSKNRYFDKLLVRTKTYNFIAIWINVAYLVSFILFMVFLGLNDFSFWEAQTNYLGVSQFLGLTFLIITLIAGYLLYAIVKMFNKRIKISLSEKSWDYYLLFRKAYTFYFLLGWIPLAGIIIGVIPHIVLQNNEEADIKDLNLWYQESISDLLIDVNGYEDGLRELENQKESLDEQIEKLNREKLFLDQKKNQIALIQPQPNFKNSRQLVNYIEDTGAFSASLINEVKSVITRLREERRKLRKENRKLRELIKRTEVIDDQPLMLTSSTRQLTLFEPEEPAQVATPIKKPIVIGETKKQNKDSASAKTKTSAPVVVKKNKPTSYKIKLTKKSDEDEDMSKQNDLLDLVSSMDEEQPTLSFDQLFNEPDETQEIKSSKSDLSAPKKVITIKAKIKNKSPVKKANRN; from the coding sequence ATGAAACAATATTCGACTGATATTTTTAACGACAGCACTGATATGTCAGACATCTTCTTTAATGCTGATGACAGCTTAGATGATGATGAATATTTTAGTGAACGTCCCAAAGTTAATAAAGTCAAAAAGAATGTTAATTACGATAAAAAGGACCTAAAAGCACTTGATGCCAACCGTTCGAAGAATCGTTATTTTGACAAGTTATTAGTTAGAACAAAAACCTACAACTTTATAGCAATCTGGATCAATGTTGCTTATTTAGTTTCATTCATTTTGTTCATGGTGTTCTTAGGACTAAACGACTTTAGTTTTTGAGAAGCACAAACTAACTATCTGGGCGTTAGTCAGTTCTTAGGGTTAACCTTTTTAATCATCACCCTGATTGCGGGATATTTACTGTATGCGATTGTTAAGATGTTTAACAAACGCATTAAGATTTCGTTGTCTGAAAAATCGTGGGACTATTATTTATTATTTAGAAAAGCCTACACGTTTTATTTCTTACTTGGTTGGATTCCGTTGGCTGGAATTATCATTGGTGTAATCCCGCATATCGTTTTACAAAACAATGAAGAAGCTGACATCAAAGACTTGAACTTATGATACCAAGAATCAATTAGTGATCTATTGATTGATGTTAATGGTTATGAAGATGGTTTAAGAGAATTAGAAAACCAAAAAGAAAGTCTTGATGAACAGATTGAAAAACTTAATCGTGAGAAGTTATTCTTAGATCAGAAAAAGAACCAAATTGCGCTAATTCAACCACAACCAAATTTCAAAAATTCACGACAATTAGTTAATTATATTGAAGATACGGGCGCTTTTTCTGCTTCATTAATTAATGAAGTTAAATCAGTAATTACCCGTCTAAGAGAAGAACGAAGAAAACTACGTAAAGAAAACCGTAAGTTACGTGAGTTAATCAAACGCACAGAAGTAATTGATGATCAACCATTAATGCTGACATCATCAACCAGACAACTAACTTTATTTGAACCAGAAGAACCAGCACAAGTTGCCACACCAATTAAAAAACCGATTGTTATTGGTGAAACTAAAAAACAAAATAAAGACAGCGCTTCTGCTAAAACTAAAACATCAGCACCTGTTGTTGTTAAGAAAAACAAACCAACATCTTACAAGATTAAATTAACCAAAAAATCTGATGAAGATGAAGATATGTCAAAACAAAATGACTTACTAGATCTAGTAAGTTCAATGGATGAAGAACAACCAACACTAAGCTTTGATCAACTATTCAACGAGCCAGATGAAACCCAAGAAATCAAATCGTCAAAATCTGATCTATCAGCTCCTAAAAAAGTAATCACAATCAAAGCTAAAATTAAAAACAAAAGCCCAGTTAAAAAAGCTAATCGCAACTAA